One region of bacterium genomic DNA includes:
- a CDS encoding IS5 family transposase has translation MRGPDDRHEEFFSYVPLEARVPKDHPLRAIRRLVDAALKELSPRFDAIYAQTGRPSIPPEHLLRALLLQVLFTIRSERQLMEQLDYNLLYRWFVGLRMDDPVWVPTVFSKNRERLLAGDIAAAFLAQILAQAKARDLLSTEHFTVDGTLIEAWASQKSLRPIGSDDKEPSADPGNPTVDFRGEKRSNATHRSTTDPEARLYRKGNGKESKLSYAGHVLMENRSGLAVDGRLTIADGTCEREAALAMVEELPGSHLITVGGDKGYDTRDFVEGLRERLATPHVACNTSRRRSAIDGRTTRHPGYAISQRCRKRVEEIFGWMKTVGGLRKTRHRGRERVGWMFTFTLAVYDVARMARLIGSPAG, from the coding sequence ATGCGTGGTCCTGACGATCGGCACGAGGAGTTCTTCAGCTACGTTCCCTTGGAGGCTCGGGTCCCCAAGGACCACCCCCTGCGCGCCATCCGGCGCCTGGTCGATGCCGCCTTGAAGGAGCTCTCGCCTCGCTTCGATGCGATCTACGCCCAGACGGGCCGGCCCTCGATCCCGCCCGAGCACCTGCTCCGCGCCCTGCTGCTGCAGGTCCTCTTCACCATTCGCAGCGAGCGGCAGCTCATGGAGCAGCTCGACTACAACCTGCTCTACCGCTGGTTCGTGGGGTTGCGCATGGATGATCCCGTCTGGGTGCCGACGGTCTTCAGCAAGAACCGGGAGCGCCTGCTCGCCGGGGACATCGCGGCGGCCTTCTTGGCGCAGATCCTAGCGCAGGCCAAGGCGAGGGATCTGCTCTCGACGGAGCACTTCACGGTGGACGGCACTTTGATCGAGGCCTGGGCGAGCCAGAAGAGCCTGCGGCCGATCGGCAGTGACGACAAGGAGCCATCCGCGGACCCGGGCAATCCGACGGTGGACTTCCGCGGGGAGAAGCGGAGCAACGCGACGCACCGCTCGACGACGGACCCGGAGGCTCGGCTCTACCGCAAGGGCAACGGCAAGGAGTCGAAGCTGAGCTACGCGGGTCACGTGCTGATGGAGAATCGGAGCGGCCTGGCGGTCGACGGTCGTCTGACGATTGCCGATGGCACCTGCGAGCGAGAAGCGGCCCTGGCGATGGTCGAAGAGCTGCCGGGCTCGCATCTGATCACCGTCGGTGGCGACAAGGGTTACGACACCAGGGATTTTGTCGAGGGCCTGCGTGAGCGCCTGGCCACGCCCCATGTGGCCTGCAACACGAGCCGCCGACGCAGCGCCATCGATGGGCGCACGACGCGGCACCCGGGCTACGCGATCAGCCAGCGGTGTCGCAAGCGGGTCGAGGAGATCTTCGGTTGGATGAAGACCGTGGGCGGATTGCGCAAGACGCGCCATCGGGGCCGAGAACGCGTCGGCTGGATGTTCACGTTCACGCTAGCGGTCTACGATGTGGCG